A region of the Synechococcus sp. PCC 7502 genome:
ATACCAAAAATACCAACTGCTCCGCCCGTAATCTCTAAGTTTAAAGATAGGACTCGCAGAATTTCCACAAAAGCAATGGTGGCGATCGCTAAATATATGCCCCGTAAGCGTAAAACTGGGAATCCTAATAAAATTGCTAATAGTCCGCAGGCGATCGTAGTTATACTAATTTCCGCAAATAAAAGCCAAATTGAAAACTTATCGGCAGGAATAACCTTAGTTGACATAATCGCCGCAACATAACCACCTAGGGCATAAAATCCCGGTGAGGCTAAAGATAACTGCCCCGTCATTAGAGGTAAATATACGGACATTCCCAGTAATGCTCCCAACAGCATTGAGACCAATAGGAATCCATAGCTATTAAAAAAAAACATGGTTACTCCTCTTCAAAATGTCCTAGCTTCAACATTAGATTATCAGTAATCTTCTTTTTCTTCCTACCCTATCGGGATCATTACATTTGGAATAATTACAAGGTTTGGTGATTTTGTATTTAAAGGCATCTTTTCTGATGTTTTCAGGTCTCTATCCTTTGAGATTTCTTGAGCTATACTACAGCTATAAAATACACCTAAAACATATACCTCAACTAGAAGTATGGTAGCGATCGCTGACAGGAATCTAAGCCCCATTGCTATTACTACAGAACCAATTTGGCGACTGAGTGTAACCCAGTATCACTCGATGATTACTAGCGGAATTCTGACGGAAGAAGATCAGATCGAGTTATTAGAAGGGGTACTAATTGCCAAAATGCCTAAAAATCCTCAACATCGTTTTTCTACAGGACTACTTCAAGACGCTCTATTAGCAATCCTTCCTGCTAACTATCACCTTAACTTGCAAGAGCCAATTACCCTAAAAGATAGTGAACCTGAGCCAGATTTAACCATAGTGCGGGGACAAAGATTAGATTATCGTGATCGCCATCCCACTGCTAGTGATTTGGAACTAGTTGTTGAAGTATCTAGTAGTACGCTAGAAAGAGATCGTACCCTAAAGCACAGAATTTATGCAGGTGCAGGAATTGCCACTTATTGGATTTTGAATTTAGAAGATAGGCAATTGGAAGTATATACAAACCCATCAGAATCGGAATATT
Encoded here:
- a CDS encoding Uma2 family endonuclease, with translation MVAIADRNLSPIAITTEPIWRLSVTQYHSMITSGILTEEDQIELLEGVLIAKMPKNPQHRFSTGLLQDALLAILPANYHLNLQEPITLKDSEPEPDLTIVRGQRLDYRDRHPTASDLELVVEVSSSTLERDRTLKHRIYAGAGIATYWILNLEDRQLEVYTNPSESEYLHCQVFNEAESVSLNLRGQAIALISLGGLL